A genomic region of Daphnia carinata strain CSIRO-1 chromosome 5, CSIRO_AGI_Dcar_HiC_V3, whole genome shotgun sequence contains the following coding sequences:
- the LOC130696174 gene encoding mucin-5AC-like has protein sequence HYFLQLSQFLLLLGGIGTTGAINCNRCFCAQDVATGDQNVLCLGIPFTEIKTIFSGNTGFTNINRFDVVPEVGDSIIPANLLGNHRARIINLASCGINPMEIDPDSFKASARTTTEFISYDCDVGKLTWSFLNGFFRLNFLQLEGATKIQSLGSLPSLPSVQRLTITNCQGFTPLTFPGTSLTGLQTLIITENDAELTNEKLDSILTTLVNAKSLQLLTLNNNPSISRIPTALSVLSALHSLDISLCPITTVSSSSLSFSAPAVKALNLEKTSLSIIVENTFNNRYYGNAKVLLDDNKLQDFRSSIYLKILMDMKTATVGESGSLSVTNNPINCGNCQLAWLVRDTRELLPFVNGTCSNGTNFRDLNPRWYDDQSCDTLTTTPLPTTLTSTVASIETTSTAASIEPTSTASSIEPTSTAASIGPTSTASSIGRTSTASSIETTSTAASVEPTSTMTTELPTSVTTQSTIGVQTTKTTSKPTRGTTTLSISSTGSGSTNTSTQAPPVAQSYDTFFYIFYGILGGIGLILVIGFVYLGCILARRRKASARSSDVSSRNSSIAPEFHPVPAPFNDFPHVPETRAVDHRAPYVRMDNPVPPRIASNNFDQHPTGKQYNTATTTIITPYRQPSSARQPQAAAPSGRVRGLKRVGF, from the exons cattattttcttcaattgAGCCAGTTCCTCTTGCTGCTTGGTGGCATCGGCACGACGGGAGCGATCAACTGTAACCGTTGTTTCTGCGCTCAAGATGTTGCTACCGGTGATCAGAATGTTCTTTGTCTTGGAATTCCGTTCACAGAAATCAAGACAATTTTCTCTGGAAACACTGGATTTACCAATATAAATCGGTTCGATGTCGTCCCAGAAGTGGGTGATTCCATAATCCCAGCGAATTTGCTGGGCAACCATCGTGCACGGATCATTAACCTAGCCAGTTGCGGAATAAATCCAATGGAAATCGATCCTGATTCATTTAAGGCATCAGCCAGAACGACAACAGAATTTATCAGCTATGATTGCGACGTTGGCAAGTTGACGTGGTCTTTTCTCAACGGATTCTTTCGTTTAAATTTCCTACAACTGGAAGGTGCCACGAAAATTCAATCATTAGGATCTCTTCCATCACTTCCCAGCGTCCAACGGCTCACTATTACCAACTGCCAAGGTTTTACGCCTCTCACTTTCCCAGGGACATCGTTGACTGGATTGCAAACTCTCATCATTACCGAGAATGACGCAGAACTGACGAACGAAAAGCTTGATTCCATCCTGACTACATTGGTTAATGCCAAAAGTTTGCAACTGTTAACATTGAACAATAATCCGAGTATCAGCCGCATTCCGACCGCATTGTCTGTGCTGTCCGCTTTACATTCGCTCGATATTTCATTGTGTCCGATAACGACAGTGTCATCCAGTTCCCTTTCCTTCTCCGCTCCAGCCGTCAAAGCCCTGAACCTCGAAAAGACTTCTTTATCGATCATCGTTGAAAATACATTTAACAATA GATATTACGGGAACGCAAAAGTCCTACTCGACGACAACAAGTTACAAGATTTCCGTTCATCCATCTACTTAAAAATCTTGATGGACATGAAGACTGCAACGGTCGGAGAGAGTGGCAGTCTCTCAGTCACTAACA aTCCAATCAACTGCGGTAATTGTCAACTGGCCTGGCTCGTTCGCGACACTCGTGAATTGCTTCCCTTCGTTAACGGTACTTGCTCTAACGGGACGAATTTTAGGGATCTCAATCCTAGGTGGTACGACGACCAATCTTGCGATACCCTCACTACCACACCATTACCGACAACGCTGACGTCGACTGTTGCGTCCATCGAAACAACATCTACTGCTGCATCCATCGAACCAACATCTACTGCCTCGTCCATCGAACCAACATCTACTGCTGCGTCCATCGGACCAACATCTACTGCTTCGTCCATCGGACGAACATCTACTGCTTCATCCATCGAAACAACATCTACTGCTGCGTCCGTTGAACCAACATCTACCATGACTACTGAATTGCCAACATCCGTTACAACACAGTCGACGATAGGGGTTCAGACAACAAAGACGACGAGCAAACCTACAAGGGGGACAACCACGCTATCGATTTCGTCGACTGGGTCCGGATCCACCAACACTTCTACACAAGCCCCACCAGTTGCACAGAGCTACGACACgttcttttacattttctaTGGCATCTTGGGTGGTATTGGCTTGATTTTAGTCATCGGTTTCGTCTATCTAGGCTGCATTCTCGCCAG GAGACGAAAGGCAAGTGCACGAAGTAGCGACGTCTCTTCTCGCAACTCTTCAATCGCTCCCGAGTTCCATCCCGTTCCGGCACCTTTCAATGATTTTCCACATGTTCCGGAGACTCGAGCTGTAGATCATCGTGCCCCGTATGTCCGGATGGATAATCCCGTTCCACCACGTATCGCCTCCAATAACTTTGA CCAACATCCCACTGGAAAACAGTATAATACAGCTACAACTACCATTATCACGCCCTATCGGCAACCATCGTCTGCGCGGCAACCCCAAGCAGCCGCACCAAGTGGTCGAGTACGGGGACTGAAACGCGTTGGGTTTTAA